GAGAAAACATCTAACTGAGGTGTATAATACGGATTTCAATTTACTGTTACCCAGCCTGTTTACAACCAGCCACTTGCgcttttccctttgcttcccACTGACCGTAATTTCCCAGAACAGCTCTCCATTACAGGGAACCAGACAAACCTGTTCTATCAGCAGTTTTAAATGGCATTTGCCAACGACAAGAGCAGAAAACTGGTATGCTTTCTTCCTAGGAGAGAGATGGAAGTTGGAAGAAGAATCTGGGAGAAAATAATACAGAGGAGAGTGGGCAGAGCACCACACTGAGCTGGCAGAGCAGGCTCTGGAAGCTGGCAAACTTGAGTAACCAAACCCTCTGGCTACACCATCAAACTCAGATTGGTTTATCACAGACCAGAGAGCAGCTATCCgtgtaattttaaaacataagaGCTGTCTCCAATATGATGATGAAGTGTACAAGGATGATTTTCACGGCTCttggaaaaggaagctgaaataaaactgaaaagtCTGATcggcaaacaaacaaacaacaacaaaagggcaaaataaaatcaggacAGTTTTCTCCAGGAACTTTACACGGGACATTTGGGTGTGCATCACAGAGCTGGCTTTAACAGCACTTGCTTTGTTGCACTGTGGGCTGATTAAAAGGGGCCTTACGCTGCCCTACACTAGCAGTGCAGTTCCCAAGACCACACTGAGCACAAAAGCATCACCTACACTGCTCTGAGTTATCTCAGTGCTCAGACCATCATCAGGGTGACTGCTATTTTTACTGCAGTTCATGGAGATTAAATGACAGTAAAGCAGAGATGGCCAACAGAAAGAACCAGGTACCAACCTGATgatttaagtatttaaaaaaaaataataaattcaaaTTTAACAGAAAAGTTGTTTTCTAATGTTTCTTACACTAAATCTGACACCGCTCTGAAATGCAGGACtagctgaaagaaacaaatcctTCTCATGCCTGTCACAGCTCAGCATCAGTCGGAAAATCCAAGTCCACTGAAGCCTGCATGAGAACTGAATTCTTGTATATTTGTTGCAAGCATTTAGTCCCATCTTAGACACAAAGGGAAACCAGTCAGTATATTTCACCCACAGTGTTATGTACAGGACATGCCCATAAAGAAGATTCTCTTGTGTTGATATCTGCCCGCACCCTTCCTCTGACTTCCTTCTTATCCTCTAAGCACGACCTACAGAAGAAGCGACCCTTCATAAAAGAAAACCGTACGGGATAAACTTAAAAAGAGAcacttgttttctgtgtgtatagAACAAACACATTAGAGAGCATGAGTTAACTAAAAACATGTAAAGAATGAAAAGCTTTCCTTATGCAATTAGATGCCCCTTGTataaacaagggaaaaaagccCCTGGATTAGAACAAAGCTTCCATTTCAGAACAATCAAGGGTTTTTAGTATTTCCTACTGCTCTAAACACTCACCCGCTTTCTCCTAACTCCACAGATCAGCTCAATACCAAACTCATAAATGTTTACAGAAATGCCATTAACTTATGCTGCACAAAATTGATCTGTTAATGACCTCGCTAGCTTCCTATTATGGGCTGTATCTATAGCAAGCCGCTCAGTCTGAGCTACAAGTGCAGCAAAACACTGAACGCAAAGCAGAACATATTAAAAGCCACACATATTAGCTTTAAAACACCAAACTAGTTATGGACTAAAAGTCCACGTGAGCTTATAACATGAGCATACTCACAACATATCTACAGAACGGACCTAAAATCCTACACCTTGCTTTTCAGCTCCCAATTCAGGAGACTGGACAAAAACAACTCAGCACTTCCAAAGCATTCCGCTGTAAGCTTCCTGCCCCCCCACCTCCAGCCAGCCAcatttctgcagcagggaaagcCCTGGCTTTTGTTTGGGCCTTGCAAGTTTAGCAGCTGGTGGGGAAACTGCATTTCAGCTAGGCAAGGTATTACACAGGATTACATTTCTGTATCTAATACAACAGCAAGATTTCTATTTGGGGAGTTTTATAACACACTAACAGTGTTAAGGATCCACTTGACAACGAATAAGTCAGAAGGGAGCAGAAGTTTTACAAATGCATTATTTAGAAGGTGTATTATATCATTAGTCTTCTGCTCTCCTGAAACGAAAGCGTTATAGAGCAATGTTTATAAATGATCACGTCCTGGAAGCACATCAGGCTGTTAAGGAGTActtatttattctatttcacAATCTCCCAGCCTAACAACAAGCACTGGTGAGAACAGCTGCTAAGAGGAACTCTGCTTATCGCATCACATGAGGAACTAGTAACTAGCAAAACAATGCTTACAGCAAAACAGGGGATCATTTGTGGGGGGCTCGGCCTCAATGAGAACTTCAAAACACCATGCCTGAAAAGTACCCACAGTAAAAGCCACAGCTTTATGAACTCGTGAACCCTCAACAAAACACTCCTGCTGCAAAGATGTAACAAGTACGCGCTGCATCTTCAGCAATCCcagtgtgctgctgttttgctttttacatACCACGATTTTAGGAACACACAGTGAGGAACAACATACACTACTTCAACATTAAATGTAAGAAGGGGAAAGCAGGAATGGGGTCTGCGCTGAACCCCTCGCTATGTCACAGGGTGATTTTTGGACAAGTTAGTCAGCTCATACGGCCCTCTGTCTCCCAATTTGTAACAGAGAGCTTATGACTCTTCCTCCAGTGAGGGAACGTTACATTCACTCCAGAGCTTTTTAGGTGTTGTTCAGCCCTTTGAAACAAGGACAGAGCAGGGTTGTGGAGCTGTGTGGGGCGGACAGAACCAACAGGCAACTGTGACAAAACAGCATGCTAACTCCTGCCCTTGTGCTAGCAGATGGATGCCGAAGGACTGGTAGCTGTCGCCCTGCAACGGTATTTTTGGAACTAGTTTGGAAGGccagagctgcccagagaaagGGTTTGAatttccagcagctgcaggagagaaagggagggaggaacaGAGGTCCTTCCACCAGGAACAGGACTCTGGTGTTCTGCGCATGGGGATTGAGAGGTGGCAAAGATAACGTCAGTCAGACCATAATCTGCATAAAAAAAGATCCAGTTAAACGTGGAAGGTGCAATCTGGCAAGAAAATGACGTTAAATATGGATCTGGTGAGAATTtcacacaaacaaaagcaatgaacaaaaacaactcaAACACCCTTTCCTACCTGACTAGCAGCACCAGAGcgagggagaaaaaagaacaatgGTGACATTCAACAGACACCCGCTGGAAAGTGCAATttatggaaagaaatggaaaaacaaaaaacagccccCCCTTCCCAGCCCgaacaaataaatgaagatgtAAAACGCATGcattccaaaaaacaaaaccctaccGCCAATGCATCAAAGGCACCTCGGATGCGGTGAGCCCCCCCCCCGGAGCCCCCCACCCAAGGTGACCGCTCCCCGCCAGCGTTAACCCCCTCGGCACATCAACAcagcatcatcatcatcatcatcaccatcatcatcatcaccatcaccCCACTCGTATCACCACCACATGAGAAGCggagagagagaagaatgtTACTCGACCTTTCGTCCCCTGCATGTTGCCTGTCAGAGTCGGGCATGTTTGGGTCAAGAACTGGGTTTGGGGGTTTGGAGAACAGGCTTTCAAAGGCCATGCTGCTGGCCGTGGTGTGGTGAGGAGgagggaggtggaggaaggcagGACACCGCCGCTgcgggaggaggaggcggcggcggcgcgcaCGGCCGCTCCGGGGGCGGCTcggtgaggaggaggaggagggccgGTCCCTCCGTGCGGAGCGATGATGAAGGTTGCACTCACGGTTACTTAGTGGGACACTAACGGGCACTCAGTGCAGGGCGGGCTGCACAGCTGCGCCCGGCCGCCCCGCGCGGGCGGGAGgagaggaggcggcggcggcggcggctcgaGGAGCAGGCCCGGGGCACAGGAGAACGAGAGGACACACACACGGGGGAAGGGAAGTGCTGGTGGCCGGAGATGGCTGCCCTATTTCTTCCTTACAAACATGGCGCCCGCTCGAGGCACTCTCACAAaatggcggcggcggcagcggcggtGATAGCGGCGAGGGCGacggcggcggcagcggcggcagCGAACCCGGTGCCGCCCCCAGCTCGCTCAGCGGCCTCGGCCCGCGGGCGCCGCCGCCACCACTGCGTCTTCCGCGCCCGTCGGGGCCGCGATGGCGTCGCCTGGCGctggccgccgccgccgcccgcgaTGCGctcctcctccgccgccgccgccagccCGCCCCCCGCGCCAGCCTATTGGCCGTCGGGGTCGCGCGTCACCGCGTCGAGCGCGCAGCCCATTGGCGGGGCCGAGCCGCTCGTCACGCGGCCGTGACGTGGCGGCGAGCGGGCGGGCTCCTTCCcctctgccccctcccccccccccctcctcctcccgccgccgcccgccctgCGCGCGCGCCAGCCAGGGGGAGGGCGGGGCCCCGCCGTGCCGCGTGCGGGCTGGCGTCACGTgcgcgccccgccgcccgccatGGCGGCCGCCGCCCGTCACGGCGCTTCCGGGCCGCGCGTCTCGCGGCCGACTTCCGCGCTTGCGTCCTCTCGCGAGAACTGAGCGGCGCCTCTCCCCGCGCTCCTGCCCGCGGGGCGGGCTtagcggggctgcggggcggccgTGCGGGAGGCGGCTCTGCGGGTGCTTTTAAAGAGCTGCAGGGCGCCGGGTCGTTCCGCTGCTTCTCACTCCGCACGAGTCCCGTGCTGCCGCTGCCCCGCATTTCTGAGGGGGTTTTGCTCATTTAAAAAGTTATAATCCatgtttgaaataaaagctgtgggtgctcatCCTGACAGAAACACTCCCTTCGCTTGCAGCCATCTTTGTGACCATTAAAAACAGCACTTTGGGCATTAAGAAGACACAAGTAGTAAGCAGCCGGGTCAGCCGTGGGGTCATTTACCTCAGGAAGTTGACCTGATGTGAAGTTTCTGCATAGAGAAATCCTCCCTGAGGTACAGGTGGGATTTCTCACACTGAAGAGCCCTATTGAAGTCGGTAGTGCAGCCAAAAGCAAACCGAGCCCTTTGAACTGCAGCAAGGGGCACCTCGTGTTGTACTCTTATCTCAGGCCTTGTTTGGGGCAGGTCCCCCTGGAGCAGTCCTTGCTGCTGGAGGTGACTCAGCTGGTTGCGTTCTGATGCTGCTCTTGTTCCTcgtagcatctctttctgtgcGCATCATTTCGTGTTCTCAGTGAGTTTCATCCTGTTCTGCAGTACTGCACCTCCAAGTCTCATCCAACCCTAATAAATGGCATCAGCTGCAAGTGTTGTCGTTTCATTGCTCATCGTTTCTTCCATTAACTTGATGTAACTATTTACAACAACAACGCTGGAACCGCGATGGAGACCATCCCACCTGCCAGGCTGCTGCACAACGAGAGCCGGCCATTCATTGCTGCCCCGGCTCTGCTGACTCTCAGCAGTTCACAGAGAGAGCAGTGTTTGTTGTTCTCTAACCATTTTAATGATAATTCATTTTACATTGTCTTCTGAGGGACTTTGTCATGACATTTTGGAAAGACCCCAAGCAAGTTACATCaccttattttcctttacaGGCTAGTCTCCGTGGCTTACAGGGCTTTTCAGGACATATGACTCTCTTTTTCCAGTGCCAACAATCCTAAcgcaaaaataaaacatgagaaCACCCACATCGGTCCCCATTTGGGAGGGGTGCTCCTGCATTTGCTCTGCTCCAACACTGGACGTTTTTCCCCttacacgcacacacaaaaagtGTCTTTGAGTGTTGTCTATGCCCGACTGCCTAAAATGCCATGCAGCCTTGTTATAAGTCAGACAAGAAACAGTCGAGTGCAGAGTGAAGCTAACAAAGCCTGCCTGCTTTGCTCTGCGCTGCTGGCTGAGCTTGCTGAAGCGTGGTCTGTGGAACAAAGCATTTCCCATGGAAGAGGCATTCCCATTATCCCACTAGAGCTCCACTTGTGCAACAGCCTGACTCatgctgcagctctttgctcCTTGGCACCGCACAGAGAATCTTTCTCTCCTACCTATTTGGCATCCAGAAGCCTGAGGTGGCTTCTTAACTCTAGGTCATCCTTCTGCTCCTGTCTGCCAGGCAGAGAGGAAAGGTTCCACGTGGAGTCAGCTCTGAAGAACGCAGGGAAAGTAGCTCTTCTTAATCCCTTGGACAGCATGGGTGGGAGAACTCCTGTCTCTAGAGTTCCCCATATCTAGCCTCTGGCTTTAACACAGTCAAGGAGTCTGGCTGTGCACTCGGCTACTGAAGAGCCACCTCCCTGGGTTTGCACATCTATGACCCCAGACACCAGGAGCTTAGGATCCCTGCTGATCTGATGCCACGTGCCTGGCTAAGCAAGCAGGGCAGAGAGAGCATGAACTGGTTCAACCAAACATCCAGATCAACACACACATTCATGGAAATGAAGCAGCTCTAAGGTGAAGCTAGAACTGCCACAGCGCATCTCCAGCAGGGACCGAAATGAAGCTCCAGGGAGCATGGGAAGGAGTAGGGCTGCTGGTCAGGGCTATTATGGCTAATTAGTGTCTTCAGTATGCGAGCATCTCCGTGTGCTGGATGCCAGCACCATCTCCCTAGgcaataggaagaaaaaaaacacctccaccatttcaaattcagaataaaagccCCACTTTTCATATAGTATGTGTGGGGGTGTACGGACTTTGTGGGGTTTGTGCAGTGAGAGAGATCCCTGGCATATGGTGGTGTCTGAGCCCCTGCTGGGGTGTTTCTCTATGGGGATACAGCACTGGGTCTGCTCCCTGCTTTTGGGGACGACTCTTTCACCGTGGGGGTTTGCGTAAGAGCCATGTGTGCTTCTTTGGGCATAGCTGTACCCACAACATTAATtttaagcaaacagaaatatgtGTCAGTACCAAGAGGGGAAGGCTGTTTAGTTAAATATCCTTACGTGTGTTTGCGTTGTCAAGGAAAAAGGTATGCCTGTGAGAAGCTTGTGAATGGCtcttattttttgcttcttttttttcagcgTTTTCAAAGTCTTAACTAAATTTGGCAATATCAGATCAACAAATTCCCCAGTACGTTCTCTCAGATATCACAGATATACTGGGATCTGGGGTATGGTGTGTATGGCTTAGCAACATACCTAGCAAccataacaaataaaaatgtcacGGTTCAGCTCTTCATTAAGGCCTGTAGCAGGATTAATAAGTGTTGTGGAATGTGTGCTTGGGCTTTTGCTTTAGCGAGGACTCAAACCGTGATATAAATCTGTGGGACGGGCAGGGCAGCGTTAATGTATGCACTGAGCACCAGGCTGGCCTTCTTAGCGGTGCTGGCTTGGCACAGCTGTAATACAGTCCAGATTTTAGCCTGCCATTTGTAATAGCTGCGTTAATATTCTGTTCTGCATTTAGCAAGAGAATTGTCACCTCAGGCTTGTGGGGATCTCTCCTGTTAGGCTGCAGGTCTGTTTGGTGTGATGGCACCTACAAGGTTTGGCCATTCATTGGGTTGCCCAAATTTGCCTTAAGACCCCTTTCCTGAGCAGTCTGTCATTGGGATGTCCTGTGTGGCTACACAGACACTGGGGAGAGTGAGAGGGATGCCTGCACTGGCTGTCCAGCACCCTATTCTCATGTGTCCCGGGAGGAAAGTACTCGATCCCTCCTTGCTGGGATACACCTACCATGCCTACTGCAGCTGATGGATTGTCAGGATGGTCTGCAGCCAAGTGTGATGCAGTTGGAACGAGATGCTATTTCCTTCTCCATCCAGCAGCTTTTGGGATGGGCTTGGATGTGCATGGGCAGATAGTGTGGGCTCCAGGTTGTTCGTCTGGCTCTACTACGAGCCAGATGGGAGAGTGACTCAGGAAGGCCAGTGCTACAAGCATCAGATTTGGGGATTACTGCCCTTCCTGAGCAGGGGAGGGCTCTCATTGGCCCTTTGAGGGGTGGAATGGTGGCTTTGGGGCTCTCCAGGGCATGCAGAACAAATCTGGAGCCAGCAACATGGGGACTGCTTGCCTTCAGTGTCTGTAGGGGAGCAGAGGCAAACCTAGCTATTTCTTGTGCTCTAAAATGTTATTATCCCAGTGAGAAGTTGTATTTATCAGGGCCAGAAGAGCTTCACACTGCACATTCCAGGCTGCAGGATGTTACAGTTGCTGCTCTGGGAGAGGGAAAAATCTCCTTTAGTCAGCTCAAATGCTGGCCAGAGGTTTCCAGCCCAGTCCAGGCACAGCAGAGCCAACCTGAAACTTTTCTGGGGCTGAAAGAGAGATCTGCATCCAGCTAAGGCTGAGACATATAAGCCTCCCAGCTCCAATCCTGGACCTTGGGGCAGGCCAGAAACACTTGGGAGGATGGGAACCACTTTGCAAGCAGAACAGAGATGCTCCTACATGTCCCTGTGCTAATCCCCTGTGCctcagagaagagaggaaaccTGTTCACCCTGGCCTTGGAACTGGGAAAATGCTGTCAGTGAAGGATTACTCTGCAATGAAAGCCTCCAACACAGAGGTCCGAACACCCATCCCCAGCCTCATCAGCCAGCTAAAGCATCAGATGGAAACTATTCAGAAAGTCATCCTCTTTTGCTTCCCAGTCGAGGTGCGTTTCATCCATCCCGCCTGGCTGTGGGCAGGATTTGGGCTCTGCCATACTGGGAAAAGCCACGTGCAGAAACCAGCAGATGGCTGAAGTTCCTTTCAGCCCCCAGACTGTGCCAGTCTGAATCCTTCAGTCCCTTTTCAAGGCACAGTTCGGTTCTCTCTGGTTCACTCGGGGCATGAGGCAGTGCAGGTGCCTTGTGCTGGGAAACcagggaggggagaaggaagagacgagcttcccagcagctccctgtgcccACCTTCACTGGCACATCCCCAcacctccttcctctccttcccagccctccccagcagcataaagcaggagaacaaaaacaagCGCAAGCTATAGTCCCACAAACCCGGAACCCATCCCCAGTGGGCTGTGGGTGAACACACCCTATCTGAGCTGCAGATACTTTATTCTGCTCTGCACCTACTCAGAGGCTATATCATCCTTTAATTCTAttacatgaaaaagaaacatgcataatgtttttgttgtttacatGCACAAGCGCTGCACCGGGGAGCAGAGGTGAGCACCACAGTGGTGCCAGCCCTGGGCACGTGTTGCAGCACCATGGCAGGAGCCAACCCCACAACTATTCATGCAAGAGGACAAAGGTGTTAAAAAAGTGAGATATTCACACCCTGAGCTCTTGCAAGACAAGCACCATGCTCAGCTGTAGTCATCCCCGTGGCACATTCATGCCAGGACATGGGTGGATGCAGGTGCACGACCCCATCCAAGAGGATTAAGGAATGGGACAGCCTTCCAGCCATCCCTCATCTTCAGCTCATCAAGTGTGATGGCATCAAGTCCTTCCTGCATCTCTGGAGACCTCAGGATGGCTGACTCCAACGAGAGCAACAGCCTCGCTTTTAGACACTCCCACCCCAAACTTTCTACTTCAGTtgtgtgctgggagctgaggcTGGGAAGAACTTCTCCATGTGCTCTGAGCGGTGCAGTGTGTTGTGCCACACAGCCTCAGGGcttgcagggcacagccacCACCCCAAGCAGCACCAAGAGCTTGAGCTCCGCTCGGCGTATCCCAGCTGGGGGTCTTGGTGTTCAGAGGGAAGGAAGCCCAGCCCAGTGCAGAGAAGGGCTGACAGCACCAGCTTAGCTTCtttcctacaaaaaaaaaaaaggaatcaaaaCAGAAGTAAGCACCTTGGTTTCTAGCTGCTGGTTTGCACTGTGTAGGTGCAGAGGTTATAGGATGTCCTCCTGGAGGTTGCGGGCAGAAGGAACGCCCTGCTCCCACACTCAGCAAGCATATAACCTGCATGCAGTTTGCTGCACCTCGTGTGCTGTGGGTGTAAAAAGCACCTGGAAACTCAGAAAATCACCGCAATGCAAAGGGGGGATGGCTGGCTTCAGGGCTCCAGTGCTTGCTGGCACCCGAAGTGCTTTCATCTGGAGGTTGCTGAAAAGGGACCATAAAAAAGGCCACCACGCACATGAAAGCACCTGAACCCTGCAGCCTCCCCCTGTTCTGCCCTAGAACTCATAGGCAGAGACGAAGAGTGTGATTTTGGAGAGATGCTTGGCCTGAAAGGTGCGGTCCAGGTACTCAGACATGTCCACATCCACCTGGATGGTCTGGGGGCCCTTCAGGCTCTGCACCAGGATGAGCTCCCCGGTCTGCCGGTCCGAGCGCTGCATCACAAAGTGGCCCCGGTTGTTGCCTCCCACGATGCCAAAGCGGAGACTGTCGGGTCCTGGCCGGCCGGGTGCCGCTGCCGTGGCCATGCGGAAGAGCGGGGTTGGGGTCAGCAGGTTGGAGGGCAGGGGCAGGTAGTGGAAGGAGATGGTTTTGGGCGCCTGGTGGCACGATCTGCTATCCATCGGGCAGGGGTTGCGCTCACACTGGCTGCAAAGggaatggaggaggaggaagtttGGGGGGGGTCCCGCAGTGATCCTCCTTCCTGCAAGGAGGGATCGGGGGGTTGGAATGCCCTGTGCATGGAGCAGGGCCAGGTCTCATGTGCTGCACTCACAAGGGTGATGTTTTCACGTAGGTGATGTTGCCGCTGGGCTGGGGACACTCAGGGCTGACGCACTGGAAGCCCCCACCCGTGTTGATGCACGTTGTGCCCCGCGTGCAGTTGTCCCGCGACAGAGCGCACTCATCAATGTCTGAAAAACAGACAGGCAGCTGAGACCTGGAAACACTCATTTCCAGGTGCATTTTGGCAGAAAACAGGTGAAATGGAGCAAACCTTTGACAGGAGTAAGGAAAGCATGGAAGCTTCCCACCCTGCCTCTTGCATCCCTCCCTGCCCGTGCACTGGCCTCTTTCAGGGTAAGGCTGCAAACCCAAATCTGACAGAAATAAGCATTAAGTTCACTCCCAAATCTCACTTTCCATCTACTCCTGATCTTTTCCTACTGTTTCTGCCCAGGGCCAGCAGGGGTTAGGGCAGCAGGATGGGCTTGTTTTCCTAACTTTCTGCTAAGCTCGCTGAATGCGTCAGCACACCAAGTAAGGTAAGGGTGGCTTACCTAGCAGTAAGACCAAGGGCTTTTAGTGCGGATATGTGTTGGGAGTGTTACCAAGATGTTATGAAAACCtactgcagcagaagaaatcacGTAGAAAATGGGGAAGCACGAGATTTTGGGGGCAATCGTGCAAGGTTGGACAAAGTGGGAAAGCCATCCATGCTGCCTCACCTTCACAGCTCTTGCCATCGCCCAGCAGGCTGTACCCACTGGGACAGGCACAGCGGTAGGAGCCGGGTAGGTTGACGCAGACATGGGCACACAGCCGTGGGGCTCCTTCTGCCTGGTACAGCTCACACTCATCCACATCTGCAGGGAAACAAGTGGAGCTGCACACCCACGGCCCCTTACTCCTCACCCCGCAGCCCCTTAAGCCCTTACCCTGGCAGAGGCTGGCGGCGGCTGTGCCGCTCATGTGAAAGCCAGGCTCGCAGCGGCACTGCTGGGCGTGTTCCACCTGGGCACAGCGAGGCTTGCGGATGAAGGCAGGATCAGCTGTCTCACTCCATGCTGGGGGCTCTGCAGGGCACCAGAGGCAAGTTGAGGCCAGGACACGGCAGGCACCCAACCCGAGCTCCCTGCATCACCCACCTGTCTGCGTGCGCTGCTGGCAGGTGGCCCCACTCCATGGCGGTGGGCAGAGGCAGCGATGCTGGCCCGGTCCCTCCACACAGGTGCCGCCGTTCTggcaggggctgctggagcatgtgctgagctctgcaaaaAGCCAGGTTTTGTCTGATGTATTTCAAAGCAGCATCATAACCTGATATTTCACCAAACTTGGACCACAAGAATCCCTCTTGTTCCAGTAAGCCCAGGTAGCATCTGCACTTGCAGCCAGACCTAGATCCCAGGAAATGCTCCCACAGCTGtagccacatccagccctgTAAGGAAAGGAAGTGGTACCTGTGCAGCGCGGCTCCTGTCCGCTCCAGCTGCCGTCGGCCTGGCATATCCGTGTGCTGGAACCCTGCAGCTTGAAGCCAGGCTCACAGGCAAAGTGCACCTCGTGCTCCACCAGGTACTTGGTGCCAAACATCCGCCCACCAGCAGGGGcctgtggggctgggcaggaCACTGCAATAGACCAAGTTGGGGAGAAGTGTCCGCTGCTCACCCCATCCCAAAGCCCCCATGATTCCCTGGCACTCACCAGGCGCCGGCTCCGGGGCTGCCTTGGTCAGGGCTGCATGCAGCGTGCTGAGGCGGCTCTTCATCAGGCGCAAGCCCTCTGCGAAACGCGTCTCCTGccccttcagcagctgctgcatctgCCGCACagctgccaggagctgctgcctgcctgggcagccctgcaggcacgGCAAGCCTCAGCACCCACCTGGCTCCTCCAGGTCCCATC
This region of Excalfactoria chinensis isolate bCotChi1 chromosome 3, bCotChi1.hap2, whole genome shotgun sequence genomic DNA includes:
- the FBLN7 gene encoding fibulin-7 isoform X2; translated protein: MASGLRCSLPLLLPLLLLCPAARLTTPAAQGCPGRQQLLAAVRQMQQLLKGQETRFAEGLRLMKSRLSTLHAALTKAAPEPAPVSCPAPQAPAGGRMFGTKYLVEHEVHFACEPGFKLQGSSTRICQADGSWSGQEPRCTELSTCSSSPCQNGGTCVEGPGQHRCLCPPPWSGATCQQRTQTEPPAWSETADPAFIRKPRCAQVEHAQQCRCEPGFHMSGTAAASLCQDVDECELYQAEGAPRLCAHVCVNLPGSYRCACPSGYSLLGDGKSCEDIDECALSRDNCTRGTTCINTGGGFQCVSPECPQPSGNITYVKTSPFQCERNPCPMDSRSCHQAPKTISFHYLPLPSNLLTPTPLFRMATAAAPGRPGPDSLRFGIVGGNNRGHFVMQRSDRQTGELILVQSLKGPQTIQERS
- the FBLN7 gene encoding fibulin-7 isoform X1, which codes for MASGLRCSLPLLLPLLLLCPAARLTTPAAQGCPGRQQLLAAVRQMQQLLKGQETRFAEGLRLMKSRLSTLHAALTKAAPEPAPVSCPAPQAPAGGRMFGTKYLVEHEVHFACEPGFKLQGSSTRICQADGSWSGQEPRCTELSTCSSSPCQNGGTCVEGPGQHRCLCPPPWSGATCQQRTQTEPPAWSETADPAFIRKPRCAQVEHAQQCRCEPGFHMSGTAAASLCQDVDECELYQAEGAPRLCAHVCVNLPGSYRCACPSGYSLLGDGKSCEDIDECALSRDNCTRGTTCINTGGGFQCVSPECPQPSGNITYVKTSPFQCERNPCPMDSRSCHQAPKTISFHYLPLPSNLLTPTPLFRMATAAAPGRPGPDSLRFGIVGGNNRGHFVMQRSDRQTGELILVQSLKGPQTIQVDVDMSEYLDRTFQAKHLSKITLFVSAYEF